A window of the Tenebrio molitor chromosome 1, icTenMoli1.1, whole genome shotgun sequence genome harbors these coding sequences:
- the LOC138141435 gene encoding 10 kDa heat shock protein, mitochondrial-like, translated as MSQAAAKHLVPLLNRVLVKKADQVMQSKGGVVIPEGQKNQTNKGTVVAVGPGTTTTHGKSVPCCLKVGDTVLLPDYGGTKVSCEDKQEYFLYREYDILAKINE; from the coding sequence ATGTCGCAGGCCGCCGCCAAACACCTGGTTCCGCTGCTAAATCGCGTGCTCGTCAAGAAGGCGGACCAGGTCATGCAATCCAAGGGCGGCGTCGTGATCCCCGAGGGGCAGAAGAACCAGACCAACAAGGGGACCGTGGTCGCCGTCGGCCCCGGAACCACCACCACCCACGGCAAGAGCGTGCCCTGCTGCCTCAAGGTCGGCGATACGGTCCTGCTGCCGGACTACGGCGGCACCAAAGTCTCCTGCGAGGACAAGCAGGAGTACTTCCTCTACAGGGAGTACGACATTTTGGCCAAAATAAACGAGTAG